Proteins co-encoded in one Ignavibacteria bacterium genomic window:
- a CDS encoding HAMP domain-containing protein, whose product MKPDITDLIFLISTVLGAIGLSVIIYSREKGNNSSRLFLLTLVLVVGYIISHGIHFLIMTMGDVTILDKSCHSFLLLINMSLTFFAWNFPRERKISLVKASVILIPSVIVLAMLWGGYLVKQSHAHHNHFQPQFTALYPVFIAWYLFLLAFSAIILIRRYKKEPSRQIKMQIITFLLGLTITNLTSFVFGMLIPWTVGFYYLVEASPLAFLVGVIMFTAVAVGKFNMFPKALDRVREFSINRKVMLIALILVPIIIMLIQVPLGRAVMGISNEEWLNYFSLSVMGGLIVSISMAILINIVISYPLKELKNKALEIKQGDFNTKVSINSNDELGEVAEAFNEMAQTLHQNSEELKSKEQRITLLLNAFEKSQASIAVVDKDAKILEANKTFFRLLGKEPSEVLNQNILSLQFSNCKSDGLAGVTSALKSRGNYECEIEYTDPSGLRKDILVTISPVDFDDVKYAGHMFVEVDITERKLLENKLLQAEKLAALGKMSAILAHEIKTPLTSIKMNADILSESLKLSEEDEDSFGIIQKEIKRLNNLVKEVLQLSRQPELNCSMLDIRELVEDVKKQFQARLDERNISVIIDVQPCQISADKEKLRQVFINLIENSLEAMASGGEILISSRPSDRFLRIHVKDTGSGIASPEKVFDPFVTTKASGTGLGLSISQKIIEQHGGQISLLNANSGETTFEILLPMRDNN is encoded by the coding sequence ATGAAACCCGACATAACAGACCTTATTTTTTTAATATCCACTGTGCTTGGCGCTATAGGGCTTAGTGTAATTATATATTCCAGGGAGAAGGGGAACAATAGCAGCAGGCTTTTCCTTCTGACGCTGGTGCTTGTGGTGGGTTATATTATCTCCCACGGAATCCATTTCCTTATTATGACCATGGGGGACGTGACTATCCTGGATAAGTCGTGCCATTCCTTCCTTCTTCTTATCAACATGAGCCTGACATTTTTTGCCTGGAACTTCCCAAGGGAGAGGAAAATAAGCCTTGTAAAGGCATCCGTTATCCTCATCCCCTCGGTAATAGTCCTGGCGATGCTCTGGGGAGGATATCTTGTAAAACAGTCGCATGCGCATCACAATCACTTCCAGCCCCAGTTTACGGCTTTATACCCGGTTTTTATAGCCTGGTACCTGTTCCTCCTGGCATTCTCGGCCATCATTCTTATAAGAAGGTATAAAAAGGAGCCTTCCAGACAGATAAAAATGCAGATTATAACCTTCCTCTTAGGACTTACCATTACAAACCTCACATCGTTTGTTTTCGGTATGTTAATTCCCTGGACGGTAGGTTTTTATTACCTCGTTGAGGCCAGCCCGCTGGCATTCCTGGTTGGAGTAATCATGTTTACTGCCGTTGCCGTAGGGAAATTCAACATGTTTCCCAAGGCTTTGGACCGTGTGCGTGAATTCTCCATTAACAGGAAAGTCATGCTTATAGCCCTCATCCTTGTGCCCATAATTATCATGCTGATCCAGGTGCCTCTTGGGCGCGCCGTAATGGGAATCAGCAATGAGGAATGGCTTAACTATTTTTCCTTAAGCGTTATGGGCGGACTGATTGTAAGCATCAGCATGGCAATCCTCATAAATATTGTAATTTCATACCCCTTAAAAGAGCTTAAAAACAAGGCCCTTGAGATCAAGCAGGGTGATTTTAATACTAAAGTCTCCATTAACTCAAACGATGAGCTTGGAGAGGTGGCAGAGGCATTTAATGAAATGGCGCAGACTCTGCACCAGAATTCAGAGGAGCTGAAAAGTAAGGAACAAAGAATTACACTCCTTCTTAATGCATTCGAAAAGTCCCAGGCTTCAATTGCCGTCGTGGATAAGGATGCAAAAATCCTTGAAGCTAATAAAACATTTTTCAGGCTTTTGGGTAAAGAACCCTCTGAGGTCTTGAATCAGAATATTTTATCCCTGCAGTTCAGTAATTGTAAAAGTGACGGTCTCGCAGGTGTCACCTCCGCACTTAAAAGCAGGGGAAATTATGAATGTGAAATTGAATATACCGATCCCTCAGGCCTGAGAAAGGATATCCTTGTAACTATTTCGCCTGTCGATTTTGATGATGTTAAGTACGCAGGCCATATGTTTGTGGAAGTTGACATAACAGAAAGAAAATTGCTTGAAAATAAGCTCCTTCAGGCAGAAAAGCTGGCTGCATTGGGCAAGATGTCTGCCATTCTGGCCCATGAGATCAAAACCCCGCTTACATCAATTAAAATGAATGCCGATATCCTCTCGGAAAGCCTTAAGCTGAGTGAAGAGGATGAGGATTCCTTCGGGATAATTCAAAAAGAAATTAAAAGGCTTAATAATCTTGTTAAAGAGGTCCTTCAGCTCTCACGCCAGCCTGAGCTTAACTGCTCAATGCTCGATATCCGGGAGCTCGTTGAAGACGTTAAAAAACAGTTCCAGGCAAGACTGGATGAAAGAAATATAAGCGTCATAATTGACGTCCAGCCCTGCCAGATCAGTGCCGACAAAGAAAAGCTGCGGCAGGTGTTTATAAACTTAATTGAAAATTCACTGGAAGCCATGGCTTCCGGCGGGGAGATCTTGATTTCTTCAAGACCCTCTGACCGCTTTCTCCGCATTCACGTTAAGGATACAGGCAGCGGAATCGCCTCGCCTGAAAAGGTGTTCGACCCCTTTGTGACAACAAAGGCTTCAGGTACGGGACTTGGACTTTCTATCTCCCAGAAAATTATTGAACAGCATGGCGGACAGATCAGCCTCCTTAATGCTAACAGTGGAGAGACAACATTTGAAATTTTACTACCCATGAGGGATAACAACTAA
- a CDS encoding TerB family tellurite resistance protein: MFTQDESNYLRGLIILAAVDRDITESERRFIMDIGKKLGFERRYCAESIEGVLNNEYLDQTIPVFSNPNTAEKFLQDCYRLAMVDNQLNFKEASWINVVAINNNILHVEFMEDS, encoded by the coding sequence ATGTTTACTCAGGATGAAAGCAACTACTTAAGAGGCTTGATAATCCTGGCGGCGGTCGACCGTGACATTACAGAAAGTGAAAGAAGATTTATCATGGACATCGGCAAAAAGCTTGGTTTTGAGAGAAGGTACTGCGCAGAATCAATTGAGGGTGTCTTAAACAATGAGTACCTGGATCAGACTATCCCTGTTTTCAGTAATCCGAACACTGCGGAAAAATTTCTACAGGACTGCTACCGTCTTGCGATGGTGGACAATCAGCTTAATTTTAAGGAGGCATCCTGGATCAATGTTGTAGCAATCAACAACAACATACTTCATGTAGAATTTATGGAAGACAGTTAA
- a CDS encoding glycosyl hydrolase family 88 — MKVRIFLFLFLSLLIFYAQLQARVAVFSAAIELRQPNDSLPEKGTKKKWPVRIAESFINRHAASEIYDSLYCGKWTYEQGMMLEALHQMWLFNHDAKYLTYIKTNVDMFIGGDGSIRTYNYEDFNLENINTGRQLLFLYSLNKNKKYKAAADTLMKQLKNQPRTKSGFFSDKKNCPSKLSLEGLYMYKPFYAQYSRMFRQNKNFNDIARQFILIKEKTLDTKTGLLQNAWDENLQTGGADTITAKAPGFSARAMGSYAMALIDVLDYFPKNHPKRKELVKILRELSEALLKARDENSLWYEAVGQGVQNDSYLEASSNYMIAYAFAKGANKEYLERKYLKFAKETFIGVAGKFASVDEMGRIDFHKAGGGTALKELGTFLLAAIELEKAEMLRKEDDLFPVKSKITKF; from the coding sequence TTGAAAGTAAGAATTTTCCTGTTCCTCTTTCTTTCTTTATTGATTTTTTACGCGCAGCTCCAGGCACGTGTAGCTGTCTTTTCTGCTGCAATTGAGCTCAGGCAGCCAAATGACAGCCTCCCTGAAAAGGGTACAAAGAAAAAGTGGCCGGTAAGAATTGCTGAATCCTTTATCAACCGCCACGCTGCAAGTGAGATTTATGACAGCCTTTATTGCGGTAAATGGACTTATGAGCAGGGAATGATGCTTGAAGCCCTGCACCAGATGTGGCTTTTTAATCATGATGCGAAATATCTTACCTATATTAAAACCAATGTCGATATGTTTATCGGCGGCGACGGATCGATAAGGACTTATAATTATGAAGACTTTAACCTCGAAAACATAAATACCGGAAGACAGCTCCTGTTTCTTTATTCTCTGAATAAAAATAAGAAATACAAAGCCGCTGCAGATACACTGATGAAACAGCTGAAAAATCAGCCAAGAACGAAAAGCGGCTTTTTCTCTGATAAGAAAAATTGCCCCTCTAAGTTATCTCTCGAAGGGCTCTATATGTATAAGCCTTTCTACGCACAGTATTCCAGGATGTTCAGACAAAATAAAAATTTTAACGATATTGCCAGACAGTTCATACTGATAAAAGAAAAAACACTTGATACCAAAACCGGGCTTTTACAAAATGCTTGGGATGAAAACCTTCAGACGGGAGGGGCTGACACAATAACCGCGAAAGCTCCTGGCTTCTCAGCCCGGGCAATGGGATCTTACGCCATGGCGCTTATAGATGTGCTGGACTATTTCCCGAAGAATCACCCCAAGCGCAAAGAACTTGTTAAAATCCTTAGAGAGCTATCAGAAGCTCTCCTGAAAGCAAGGGATGAAAACTCCCTCTGGTACGAAGCAGTCGGTCAGGGTGTACAAAATGACAGCTATCTTGAAGCCTCCTCAAACTATATGATTGCCTATGCTTTTGCAAAGGGAGCTAATAAGGAGTACCTGGAGAGGAAATACCTGAAATTTGCAAAGGAAACTTTCATTGGCGTAGCAGGTAAATTTGCATCAGTGGACGAAATGGGCCGCATAGATTTTCATAAAGCCGGCGGTGGAACTGCGCTTAAAGAACTGGGTACTTTTCTCCTTGCAGCAATTGAACTTGAAAAAGCTGAAATGCTAAGAAAAGAAGATGACCTCTTTCCGGTAAAAAGCAAAATTACTAAATTCTAA
- a CDS encoding T9SS type A sorting domain-containing protein, with protein sequence MHKLFTIIILFSGLCANVFAQDYIFFSDSPDKVFYDWSWGFASGPSSVERVGEKFPVDTAHHYQGTNSLRLHWKSSTGGDWGIAVAQMGTPWPVHDVTKMDSLALWVYAQDSVKKTDLPLLYLEDNTNKKSSRVMLSEVGIDLPAGKWTKLHVPLSLFTPGSQGADLTIIKTIFFGQDKADGVEHFLFLDDIRMSSSGPSNDSIPPAVPSGIKAKGFDSHIDILWSANSEGDLAGYNVYKQEGTVFKLIAATGKDDHVYTDFVGSQGLTGTYKVSAVDAKGNESGLSQEASASTKALTDDEMLSMLEEATFRYFWDYANPSSGMARERTGSGNTVTSGGSGMGIMSIPVGIERGFITREEGINRMIKILNFLTTADKFHGAFPHWMDGSTGKVIPFSQYDNGGDLVETAYLMQGLLTARQYFNKATTGENIVRVLSTALWEQVEWNWYLKDSSGTVLYWHWSPDYKWQINMPIRGWNETMITYLLAIASPTHPIPAGDYENGWANSSSYKNGKSFYGYPLYVGADYFGPLFFAHYSFLGFDPRGKKDKYANYFINNRNATLINRAYCIENPKKFAGYNDVTWGLTASDDPETGYAAHEPVKVDNGTIAPTAALSSMPYTPNESIAAFKNFYHTYGAKLYGPYGFKDAFNVQKDWFDNNYLAIDEGPIIIMVENFRSGLLWKNFMANSEIAPMLEKIGFVADTTTSGIKDEYAKSMTFELRGSYPNPFNSSARIEFILPERQKVDITVFDVLGRKVKTLINDMMEKGKNFIFWNGENGRKETVSSGIYIYIIRTAGMQLSGKMMLQK encoded by the coding sequence ATGCACAAGCTATTTACAATTATTATTTTATTTTCCGGGCTTTGCGCTAATGTATTTGCACAGGACTATATATTCTTCAGCGACAGCCCCGACAAGGTGTTTTATGACTGGAGCTGGGGCTTTGCCTCAGGCCCCAGTAGCGTGGAAAGAGTTGGTGAGAAGTTCCCCGTCGATACTGCACACCACTACCAGGGAACAAACAGCCTTCGCCTTCACTGGAAGTCCAGCACGGGAGGGGACTGGGGAATTGCTGTAGCCCAGATGGGTACCCCCTGGCCCGTCCATGACGTAACAAAAATGGACTCCCTTGCTTTATGGGTTTATGCACAGGATTCCGTTAAAAAGACGGACCTGCCGCTTCTTTACCTTGAGGACAATACAAACAAAAAGTCAAGCCGCGTTATGCTTTCCGAAGTTGGTATTGACCTTCCGGCAGGGAAGTGGACAAAGCTTCATGTCCCATTGTCGCTTTTTACCCCGGGAAGCCAGGGCGCGGACCTCACAATAATTAAAACAATTTTCTTCGGACAGGATAAGGCCGACGGGGTGGAGCACTTCTTATTTCTGGATGATATAAGAATGTCTTCTTCTGGACCATCCAACGATTCAATACCGCCAGCAGTGCCTTCGGGCATTAAAGCCAAAGGGTTCGACAGCCATATAGATATCCTTTGGTCCGCAAATTCTGAAGGAGACCTCGCGGGATATAACGTCTATAAGCAGGAAGGAACAGTATTTAAGCTTATTGCCGCAACAGGCAAAGATGACCACGTGTATACCGACTTCGTGGGATCACAGGGCCTGACAGGTACATATAAGGTTTCTGCCGTTGACGCAAAGGGGAATGAGTCCGGCCTGTCGCAGGAGGCCTCAGCATCAACAAAGGCGCTCACAGACGACGAAATGCTCTCAATGCTTGAGGAAGCCACATTCCGCTACTTCTGGGACTATGCCAACCCCTCAAGCGGAATGGCAAGAGAGCGTACGGGCTCGGGCAATACCGTAACCTCAGGGGGTAGCGGAATGGGTATTATGTCCATACCCGTAGGAATTGAACGCGGCTTTATTACGCGTGAAGAAGGTATAAACAGGATGATCAAGATACTGAATTTCCTTACCACTGCCGACAAATTCCACGGCGCGTTCCCTCACTGGATGGACGGCTCGACGGGTAAGGTGATCCCTTTTAGCCAGTACGACAACGGAGGCGACCTGGTTGAAACCGCATACCTGATGCAGGGTCTCCTGACGGCAAGGCAGTATTTTAATAAAGCCACTACGGGAGAAAATATTGTAAGGGTTCTCTCTACAGCCCTCTGGGAACAGGTGGAGTGGAACTGGTACCTTAAGGACTCTTCAGGCACAGTTCTTTACTGGCACTGGTCGCCTGACTACAAATGGCAGATAAATATGCCGATCAGGGGTTGGAATGAAACCATGATTACTTATCTTCTGGCCATCGCCTCGCCCACACACCCGATACCCGCAGGTGATTACGAAAATGGCTGGGCTAACAGCAGCAGCTACAAAAACGGGAAGTCGTTCTACGGGTATCCTTTATATGTCGGAGCAGATTACTTCGGTCCATTGTTCTTTGCGCACTATTCATTCCTTGGATTTGACCCGAGAGGCAAAAAGGACAAGTATGCAAATTATTTCATCAATAACAGGAATGCCACTTTAATTAACAGGGCATACTGTATTGAAAACCCGAAGAAGTTTGCAGGGTATAACGACGTTACCTGGGGGCTTACGGCAAGCGATGACCCTGAAACCGGTTATGCTGCCCATGAGCCGGTTAAAGTCGACAACGGGACGATTGCCCCCACGGCGGCACTCTCATCAATGCCTTATACACCTAATGAATCCATTGCAGCATTTAAGAACTTTTACCATACCTACGGAGCAAAGCTCTACGGCCCCTACGGCTTCAAGGATGCCTTTAACGTCCAGAAAGACTGGTTCGACAACAATTACCTCGCAATCGATGAAGGCCCCATTATAATTATGGTGGAAAACTTCAGATCGGGACTCCTCTGGAAGAACTTTATGGCAAACAGCGAAATTGCTCCCATGCTGGAAAAAATAGGATTTGTTGCTGACACAACTACCTCCGGAATAAAAGATGAATATGCCAAGTCCATGACATTTGAGTTAAGAGGGAGCTATCCTAATCCATTTAACTCCTCAGCCAGAATTGAATTTATTCTTCCTGAACGCCAGAAAGTGGACATAACGGTTTTTGACGTGCTGGGCAGGAAGGTAAAAACACTTATAAATGATATGATGGAAAAAGGGAAGAACTTCATTTTCTGGAATGGTGAAAACGGCAGGAAAGAAACCGTAAGTTCGGGAATTTATATTTATATAATACGCACCGCCGGCATGCAACTCTCAGGTAAGATGATGCTTCAGAAATAA
- a CDS encoding glycosyl transferase family 36, which yields MEKTHTENLFETKYGMFSAAGDEYVIKSPKTPKPWINVISNGDYGLVISQAGGGFSFKTHSEFNRITRWHQDLIKDDWGKYIYVKNDLTGEVFSPTWMPVKAEPGFFECRHGLGYTTFTSEYKGINVTLTMFIPFGQNLEIWDVKVKNNSGRKAELSFYNYFEWCLGSSGDFHREFHRTFIGTRFDRKLNAIVAGKRLWDIPLESRGHWNTEYAYKAFFSSSRTAESFECDKEMFLGQYGSTQMPLEVANGSLSQSSGSSYDPIGSLHIKVSLGTGDSERFQYFLGLSEEEKEIKNILEKYNTDKSIDEAFSDVKKTWKGMLSPLEINTPDYAMNLMTNTWLPYQAISGRLWARTAYYQQSGAFGFRDQLQDSLVFLPLKAEMTLNQICYHARHQKPDGTVLHWWHPITDTGLETIMTDDLLWLPFLIISYINETGDYSILKIKEPFYGGEKNPRSLLEHSMRAIDRVLERMSRRGLPLIGAGDWNDGLSAVGLDWKGESIWLAEFLYYVLTRFSSLLKNFGKKKKSEEYEKSAIRLRKAFEKYAWDGEWFFRATKDSLEKIGSRENSEGKIYLNAQSWAVISGITTKERMTLAMDAVEKYLMKDFGPLLLFPAYSKPDKFIGYLSRYAQGKRENGGVYMHAAAWSIRALSLLGRNGKAYEVFRRICPIFNALEPERYQSEPYVTPGNIDGPESAFYGRGGWTWYTGSAAWLQKVIVENILGIKATEEGLVISPCIPEEWDGFSIRRTFRGTVYHIKVMNPLHTSGGVKSVCIDGRPYERNIILPQKNKEVKVEVTLG from the coding sequence ATGGAAAAAACTCATACTGAAAATCTCTTTGAAACAAAATACGGTATGTTCTCTGCCGCAGGGGATGAATATGTAATTAAATCTCCCAAAACCCCTAAGCCGTGGATAAACGTAATTTCAAACGGGGACTACGGACTTGTAATCTCACAGGCCGGAGGAGGCTTCAGCTTTAAGACCCATTCTGAATTTAACAGAATTACTCGCTGGCACCAGGACCTTATTAAGGATGACTGGGGAAAATACATCTATGTAAAAAACGACCTCACGGGCGAGGTCTTCTCTCCCACGTGGATGCCGGTTAAGGCTGAACCCGGCTTTTTTGAATGCCGCCACGGCCTGGGATACACAACTTTTACTTCTGAATATAAGGGGATCAATGTTACGTTAACAATGTTTATCCCGTTTGGGCAGAATCTTGAGATCTGGGACGTAAAGGTAAAAAATAACTCTGGCAGGAAGGCTGAACTCTCATTTTATAACTATTTTGAGTGGTGCCTGGGCTCTTCAGGGGACTTCCACAGGGAGTTCCACAGGACTTTTATTGGAACCAGGTTCGACAGGAAACTTAACGCAATTGTAGCGGGAAAAAGACTCTGGGATATCCCGCTTGAAAGTCGCGGGCACTGGAACACTGAATACGCCTATAAGGCCTTCTTTTCTTCCAGCAGGACTGCAGAGTCTTTTGAATGCGATAAGGAGATGTTTCTGGGGCAGTACGGCAGCACCCAAATGCCTTTGGAGGTCGCAAATGGCAGCCTTTCTCAGTCCTCAGGCAGCTCATATGACCCCATAGGATCGCTTCATATTAAGGTTTCACTGGGCACTGGCGACTCTGAAAGATTTCAGTACTTCCTGGGACTCTCAGAAGAAGAAAAAGAAATTAAAAATATTCTGGAGAAATATAATACTGACAAAAGTATAGATGAAGCTTTTAGTGACGTAAAAAAGACCTGGAAAGGTATGCTCTCTCCGCTTGAAATCAATACACCTGACTATGCGATGAACCTCATGACTAATACTTGGCTTCCTTATCAGGCAATATCCGGAAGACTCTGGGCCAGGACAGCTTATTACCAGCAGAGCGGCGCCTTTGGCTTCAGGGATCAGCTCCAGGACAGCCTGGTTTTTCTTCCCCTTAAGGCTGAAATGACACTAAACCAGATCTGTTACCACGCGCGCCACCAGAAACCTGACGGCACAGTGCTTCACTGGTGGCACCCAATTACGGATACAGGCCTCGAGACAATTATGACAGACGACCTCCTGTGGCTCCCGTTTTTAATCATAAGTTACATAAATGAAACAGGCGATTATTCAATTCTGAAAATAAAAGAGCCTTTCTACGGCGGGGAAAAAAATCCCCGAAGCCTGCTTGAACATTCGATGAGGGCAATAGACAGGGTCCTGGAAAGAATGAGCAGAAGAGGGCTTCCTTTAATCGGCGCAGGGGACTGGAACGATGGCCTTAGCGCCGTGGGCCTCGACTGGAAAGGTGAATCCATCTGGCTTGCAGAGTTTCTTTATTATGTACTTACCAGGTTTTCCTCTCTTCTTAAAAACTTCGGGAAGAAGAAAAAAAGTGAGGAGTATGAAAAAAGCGCAATCAGGCTAAGGAAAGCATTTGAAAAATATGCCTGGGACGGGGAGTGGTTTTTCAGGGCGACAAAAGATTCATTGGAGAAAATTGGAAGCAGGGAGAACAGTGAGGGGAAAATTTACCTTAATGCACAGTCGTGGGCTGTTATTTCTGGTATAACAACTAAAGAAAGAATGACTTTGGCAATGGACGCTGTGGAAAAATATCTTATGAAAGATTTTGGACCCCTTCTTTTATTCCCGGCTTATTCCAAGCCCGACAAGTTTATAGGATACTTATCGCGCTACGCACAGGGTAAAAGGGAAAATGGCGGGGTCTATATGCACGCTGCCGCCTGGTCAATCCGGGCCTTAAGCCTTTTGGGACGCAATGGTAAAGCCTATGAGGTCTTTAGACGCATATGCCCGATCTTTAACGCCCTGGAGCCTGAGCGCTACCAGTCTGAACCGTACGTAACTCCCGGAAATATTGACGGCCCTGAGTCTGCTTTTTACGGAAGAGGGGGCTGGACGTGGTATACCGGTTCTGCGGCATGGCTCCAGAAGGTGATTGTGGAAAATATACTGGGCATTAAAGCCACCGAAGAGGGACTTGTAATTTCTCCATGCATACCGGAGGAATGGGACGGCTTTTCCATCAGGCGCACATTCCGCGGCACAGTTTACCATATTAAGGTCATGAACCCCCTCCACACATCAGGAGGAGTAAAATCTGTCTGCATTGACGGCAGGCCTTATGAGAGGAACATAATCCTGCCGCAGAAAAATAAAGAGGTTAAGGTGGAAGTAACTCTGGGTTAG
- a CDS encoding PorV/PorQ family protein, whose protein sequence is MKKIFVILFFLCLTTLIRSQVFSGTTSGQFLKIEAGARAVAMGGAFVSRANDASAVYWNPGGIPRLEGSKAYFTHNFWLADTRHDFAAVVIKLNDMHSLAVSYTSLTMADMNVRTEVFPEGTGELFSASDYSIGLSYGLNLTDRFSIGFTGKYVGESIWHMSASAFALDVGVIYITPIEGLRMGMSVSNIGGKMAYDGSDNFVNYDFNPALTGNNDKIFAELKMDSWTLPLFFRFGISMDILKDEYNSITLSADANHPNDYGESINTGFEYGFRERVFLRAGYKSLFKKESEEGLTAGAGLVYYLTEQMPVKVDYAYADFGRLKAIHRFSVEIGF, encoded by the coding sequence ATGAAAAAGATTTTTGTTATTCTCTTCTTTTTGTGCCTTACCACGCTCATCCGCTCTCAGGTCTTCAGCGGCACAACCTCCGGGCAGTTCCTTAAAATTGAAGCCGGGGCCAGGGCAGTTGCAATGGGAGGTGCATTCGTCTCCCGTGCAAACGACGCCAGCGCCGTCTACTGGAATCCAGGCGGAATCCCCAGGCTTGAGGGAAGTAAAGCTTATTTTACGCATAACTTCTGGCTTGCTGATACAAGACACGACTTTGCCGCCGTAGTAATTAAGCTTAATGATATGCACTCACTTGCCGTAAGCTATACCTCGCTTACAATGGCGGATATGAACGTGAGAACTGAGGTTTTTCCCGAAGGCACCGGTGAACTCTTCAGCGCCTCGGACTATTCTATTGGCCTTAGCTACGGGCTCAACCTTACGGACCGCTTCAGCATAGGCTTTACAGGCAAATATGTCGGAGAGTCCATTTGGCATATGTCTGCCTCCGCATTTGCCCTTGACGTGGGCGTGATTTATATAACTCCCATTGAAGGCCTCCGCATGGGAATGAGCGTCTCAAACATCGGAGGCAAAATGGCATACGACGGAAGCGACAATTTCGTCAACTACGACTTTAATCCCGCCCTTACGGGTAATAACGATAAGATCTTTGCCGAACTTAAAATGGATAGCTGGACGCTTCCCTTGTTCTTTCGTTTCGGCATTTCAATGGACATCTTAAAAGATGAATATAACAGCATAACCCTTAGCGCTGATGCCAACCACCCGAATGATTACGGCGAAAGCATAAATACAGGCTTTGAATATGGCTTCAGGGAAAGGGTATTCTTAAGGGCAGGCTATAAGTCGCTTTTTAAGAAAGAAAGCGAGGAAGGGCTTACAGCAGGAGCGGGGCTTGTCTACTACCTGACGGAACAGATGCCAGTTAAGGTGGATTATGCATACGCAGACTTTGGACGGCTTAAAGCCATTCACCGCTTCTCAGTTGAAATCGGGTTCTGA